The nucleotide sequence TCTCAGCATGGTTTCTCAGTTGATGACTTTAGCCATTCACAAGTGGAACTGGCTTAAGTGGAATCCACTTAACATGATGAATTTGGGTAACCAAGTTGTGGAAGGTTCATATAAACATTTGACCTATCTGTCAACGACCCAGCTAACCTGGGGATGTTTAGCCTATACGGCAATCTTCCTGTTTATTAGTTATGTAGTGTTTAAAAAACGTAGTGTTTAACAATAATTAAGCACAAAAAAAGGACCGGGATAAAATCCCGATCCTTTTTAAAATGTAATGAGTTAAATTACATTGACGAAGCGCCCATACCTTGTGAGTGGTAAAGACTTACGGCAGCATTAACTTGGCCTTGAACTATCACTAAGCTGCAGTTTCATTAAGCCAATTTGCTATGACTTCTTTGGGACATTGTAATAGTGTTGCCTAAAAATCAAAATGGCATAAGAGGCAATAATGATAAAAATTATCCAGATAACTAGTGTTTCGACTCCATGAATATAGTTAAACTGAATGTTTCTTGTTTGATGAGCAAGTTGCCCAGAAACCACATTAACGCCATTGAAATAACTGGTAGGTAAAAATTGACCAGACTTTGCCAGAATTTTAAGGTAAGGAGTGACTAGGTTAGAACCGATTAAAGTGATAATACTTATGAGAATAGCTGGTAAAAGTTGTTTAGTTACTACGGAAATTAGATAAACGAATGTCACTACAAAACAGGTGCTTAAAATTCGAAGAACCAAAATTGGAACAATTAACGAGCCTTGTGAAACGTAAATATTAAATGGCATTTTAGGTGAATAATAGGCGATGGGATATTTCCAACTTCCAACACCGGCGAAAGATGATGAAAGCACAAAGCTAAGCCCAATTGTTCCAATAATTAGTAATAGTGAGATGGCATACCCAATACTCAAGTTTTGAAATAAACTACTGGTATTAGAAATAGGAATTAAACGCTCTTTATCAACACCGTTACCATATCGTTTTGTATACAATAATCCAAAGTTAAAAATAAGTAGCAGGGGGATTAATATGGAAGAGATAATGTGATCAATAAAAATAGAAAATGTGATTCCTTTGGTTGGGCTAGTTCTGGATTGCTCAGGAAGATTGTGTTTCAGCAAATATTGGCAGCGATAAACTTCACTCATCAAAAAGTTAACAACTGATCGATCAATTACTTTTCCATTACTCTCTGCTTTAAGCTGCCAATTATTATATTTAATTTGAGCATGGTAAGCACGCCGCCACTTTTGGGCAACAGCCAATTTATGTATCTGGTAATTCATCTGACGATCATCCTTAGTTAGTGCAATGTTCTCTTGGCTATCTTTGGACTTGTCTGGGGCACTTCGTTTGATTTGTTGAGTATCAAACTGCATCTGATTTTTGGCATTATTAGCCAGAGTTTGATCGTTTTGATTTCGTAGATTAAGTGCTAGACATGCGGTTATCAGAATTACAATTGAAATTACAAATAATTTTGATTTAATTACCTTTTTAAATAAAAATAGGGAGTAATACACTCAATCAACTTCTTTCATAACTTGATTTTTTAATTCGAGAACATGATCTGCAATGGGATTCATGTCAGTACGATAATGCGAAGAAATGATGATACATTTATTCTCTTCTCTGGTAGAGATTCTTAATTTCTCGTAGAGAAGTGATCTACTATCTTCGTCAAGCCCATTGGTAATTTCGTCCATAATTAAATAATCGGCATTACTAATAAAGTACATCGCAATTAATAAGCGTTGCTTCATACCTAGAGAATACTTTTTGATTGGTACTTTAACGTATTCTTCCATTCCCCAAAACTTAACCACTTCCTTTATTTCGCGGGTTGAATGCCATTGTCGTTTAACAAACTTCAGATAATCAAGCGCTGACAGATTTCCATCAAACCAATCTGATGATTCATAGAAAAATATGTGGTGCTTACTATGTTCAAATGATTTTTGATTAAAGCTAATTTCTCCTTGTTCACGTTTTATAAGGTTAGTTAGGGTTCTAAAAAAAGTCGTTTTTCCCGTCCCGTTTGTAGCAATAATTAAATATAGTTGTCCTTGAGCGAATTGGTAGTTAAATTTACTCAATATTGGGTGGCGTAACTGAATTGATAGGTTTTTAATATGTAAAATATTGAACTCCTCCTTAAGCTGACAAACTAAGTGCAAAGAAAGAAAAAATATTTATAATTCATTGCACAGTAACAGTTATTTTTGAAAAAAATAGCCTGCTATAAACAATTATGTTTTAAGTATACTAGCCAAATTTTTAGTTGAAACCCCTAATCAGAAAATTAGAATTATTGATTACTTTGACCTCAGCATTGTTTTTCATTTAATAATTTTAGCAACCCATAGAAAGCGTTTAACAATAATTAAGCACAAAAAAAGACCGGGATAAAATCCCGATCCTTTTTAAAATGTAATGAGTTAGATTACATTGACCAAGCGCCCATACCTTGTGAGTGGTATAGACTTACGGCAGCGTTAACTTGGTCTTGAACTGAACCGCCACTGATGTGCATGTTTTGGAATAAACCATAGGCACCAGATGAACTGTTACGAACTGATGGTTGCCAGTTTGATTCACGTTGGATGATGTAGTTCCAAGTTGATGCAGGTACACCGGTTCTTGAAGCCATTTGGCTAAGCACGTAGCTCTTTGTGCTTCCGCCATTGTAGTTGGCAGCTGAGCTAGTAGTTTGAGTTTGTGTGCTTGCAGCTGGTTGGCTGTAAGTTTGAGTACTTTGTTGAGTAGTTGCTGCAGGTTGTTGAGTTGCAGTAGCTGTAGTAGTTTGTTGTGCAGGTGCAGCAGTAGTAGTTGCAGCACTGTTAGCGTCAGGAATAACTAACTTTTCACCTGGAAGGATAAGGTGAGCTTGAATATTGTTAGCATTTTCGATTGCGTCGATTGTAGTGTCAAACTTCTGTGAGATAGCCCAAACAGAGTCGCCTGACTTAACAGTGTAGTTTGTTGATGCGTCAGCGTTAGCTGAACCAGCAAAGAACAAACCTAAAGCAGCAGCAGTTGTTGCAAGTAATGTAGTAACTAATTTCTTCAAAAGAATACACTCCTATAAAATAAATTCTAGAAAATTCTGTCTCGTTTCGATGTGTCGATCTCTCAATCAACAAATGCGATACTACTCCGTAGTTATTACCAAAAAATATCTAGGATGTTAAGAGATAAAGTCATAAATCGGATTTTCTTTACAGCCCTGAAATATTTGTAATATAAATGAAGTAATAATGATTTGTAATAATCGGTGGGAAAGCCGTGTGGTTTTTGACGAAATTTATCATCATTTTGCACAATCTTTGTCGAAATTATGTTACATAGTTTACCAAAAAAGTCGTCTTGTCATATCGAAATTTTAGCTAAAGTGGGGAAAATATTGTTAAATACCAACTAATTTGCCCTAAAACAACTGTCATTTTTGCAAAAGTGGGGATTTGATGAGAAAAGCAAGTTATTAATGTGAATCTGTATGTGAATTTGTGGGGCTACTAAGCCACTGCAGTATCAGTCTGGGGGAATAACTGAATAGTAAAGGGAGCGATACAGAAAGCATCGATTTACTCTCGATGTGGACAGTGTGTTGCAAGTATCTGGTTAAAATAAAAGCGCCATGATAATTTCAATAAAGAAATTATCATAACGTTTTTTGGACGCCAAGTTATGGCCAGATTCAGATACTAATTATTTAATTGCCGGCTCTTCTTTGGTGAAAAGGTTTCTAGGAAAAAGACGGCCATTCCAGTTACCATCACAATGATTAAACCAGAAGTTGCTGAGTTCCAAAGGTTTGCGTGGTAGAACAGGAGGCTTTTGGCACCATCAAAGAGAAATCTCATTGGGAGCCAAGGAAGAATGTAGTGTTGATAGAAACTTGGAAGTAATTGTGGTGCAAGTGACATTAATGGGATTGAGAAGAACAATAATAGTACAAACAGGATAATTGCTGGAAAACCAAGCCAGGCGATGAATCCCGAGAACAACATTATGAATGCAAATGATGCGATTGCCATGAAGCTCCCAATGACCATTGGGTTTGAGAAGTTGTACCCGAGGATCCAAGTTACGTACCCAGTGGTTAAAAATCCAATTGCAGATGCAACTACCGCAGCGATTACCATGAAGCCAGTTTTGTGAGTCACGATGTGTAATCTTGAACGCCACTTATTCTTGTCTTTAAATGCGAAATATAATAGTAGACTTGAAACTAAACTAGTTAGCCAAATTGGTTGGAAAAAGACTGAGTTGGCTGAAGCTAACTTTGAATACTTGTGAGTTACCGTAACTTTGGTAGTGATTGGGTTAGCAAGTTTATTAACCGTTGCTGCTGGCAGGCTAGCGTGAGCTTTTTCAAGATTACCAACAATTTGTCCCCGCAGGCCAGCACCAATTTTATTTACCATGGTGGTCATAATTGTTTGAACTGAAGTTGCAAGGGTGCTGTTTTTTTGCTGATTAATTAAAATATCAATATTTGCTGCTGTAGATTTGGGATTTTTAATCAGTGTTGCCATTTTTTGACTGAAATCCTTGGGAATGACTAAGGCACCATAATAATGTTGCTTGTCCATTGATTTTTTAACGGCAGATTCACTACTAACTTCATGCCAGTTAAGAACTCGATCAGACTTCTTAGTTTTATTTGTGGTGCTTTCAATTTGGTTAACGACTTTTGAGCCCATTGCCCCAGCATCTTCATTTACAATGGCGACTGGAACGTCCCGGGGTTTTGATTTAGCGTAAGGAATTTGAACTGAAACCATGACTAAAGTCAGGATGATGCTGGCTACGATAGTAAAGCCAAGATATTTATTTTTGAACATTTTTACTCCTCCTGAATATTGAACAGTGTGTTGTTTTTGTTTCCATAAGAGAATATACTCTGCTTTAAATGGAAAAGCGATAATCAAAATTAATCAATGTGTTGCATTTTCGAAAAGGAGTCAGAATGGCATACGATAACAAGATTAAACAAACAAATAAAATCATTGTGGATAGTTTCTTAGAGCTTTTGAGCACTAAAACTTTTGAAGAAATCTCAGTTAGCGATATTTCAAAACTAGCGGGAATCAACCGCGGAACGTTTTATCGGCATTACATCGACAAATATGATTTGCTTGAAAAAGTGGAGGAAGAATTCTTCGAAGTGATGGGAAAGATTCCCAGAGGAATGATGGATCCTAAAATTCCTACCGAAGTTATCAAAGGTAACTTAAAGGATTATTTGCGCTCGTTATTCGTGATTGTTAGAGAAAATTCGCGGCTATTGGAAAAGTTATTAAGCGATAATGGTGACCAACGGTTTAAGTCGAGGTTGAAAGAACAGCTTTCATACAGAATTAAAAACAGTTTGGTGTTGGAGGAGAAACAACGACCGCTTGATTTAGATTTGGCAATTGAGTTCATTAGTTCGGCTGATGTGGCGGTGTTTGAATATATCGTTGATCATCCTGAAAAGACACAGGAAGATATTTTTGACACTTTTTTCTACTTATTAATTAACGGACCAATGAACACGCTGATTAATGTCGGTAAGTAACTTTTAACGTTGAAAAAGAGGCAAACAGATTGTTTGCTTCTTTTTGTTTACCCTTGTAAACTTAAAGTGGAAATAAGTAAAAAGGGGATGATATTAATGATTGATGCGAAGGACGTTTCAATTTCAGACTCAGAGTGGGAAGTAATGAGAGCAATCTGGACCTTAAAGTCGGTGACTAGTCGCCAGCTGATCAATATTATGAATGAAACGCAAGGTTGGTCTGACTCAACCACCAAAACCTTGCTGACAAGGTTAGTTAAAAAAGCAGCTGTCAGGCAGGTAGGGGACAATCGACCATTCAATTATGAACCGGTCGTTGCAGAGAAGGAATCAGTTGCAAGAGCTGCCGTGGATTTATTTGATCATATGTGTGCGATGCAAGCTGGTTCGGCAATTGAAGCAGTAATTAATAGTAGGGAAATCTCAAAAAATGATATTCAAAGACTCCAAAGTTTGCTGGCTGAAAAGTTGAAAACTGCTCCTGAAATGGTGGCATGTAACTGCTTGCCGTCAAATGATAGCAGTTGTTGTGAGGTGAACGAAAATGAAAAATGATATGCATGAAATGGATCATTCAAAGCACGAACCCATGGGCCACGATATGAAGAATATGAATCATGACCATATGGATATGGGTGACAGTGACATGATGATGCATGGTGGGCACATGATGCACATGGGTAATTTGAAACAGAAATTCTGGGTGTCGGTAGTTTTGGCATTACCGGTACTATTCTTGGCACCAATCATGGGATTAGACCGGCCAATTCTTAACTTTGGTCACTCAATGATCACTGGAATCATTATCTTAGTCTTTGACACTGCACTTTATTTTTACGGTGGGGCACCCTTTTTAAAGGGAGCTAAAAGCGAGTTACAAAGCAAAGAACCAGCGATGATGACGTTAATTACTTTGGGAATTTCAGTATCTTTCTTCTATAGTATTTACGCATTTATTGCGAATAATTTTTTGCGTGGCGATCACGTAATGGATTTTTCATTTGAACTTGCCACATTGATATTGATCATGCTGTTAGGCCACTGGATTGAAATGAATGCGGTGATGGGAGCCGGTAATGCGCTCGAGAAGATGGCTGCATTGCTACCGAAAACTGCTCATCTTGTGACTGATAGTGGGGAAACTCAAGACGTTAAGGTTAGCGAATTACAAGTAGACCAGATGGTGCAAGTTCGGGCTGGCGAGAGTATCCCGGCTGATGGTGAATTGACAGTGGGTGAGACCACGGTTAACGAATCGTTGGTTACTGGGGAATCTGCGGCAGTTACCAAAAAAGTGGGCGACCAGGTAATTGGTGGCGCTACTAACAACAACGGAACGATTACAGTTAAAGTTACTGGAACTGGTGACTCTGGATACTTGTCACAGGTTATGCAGATGGTTCAAAGTGCTCAGCAGTCAAAATCAAGTGCAGAGGACAAAGCAGATAAGGTTGCTGGTTACTTATTTTACGCAGCAACAATTGTCGGTCTAATTGCCTTCTTTGCATGGCTGCCACAAGGACTACCGATGGCGCTGAATCGCTTGGTAACTGTATTGGTGATTGCATGTCCGCATGCTTTAGGAGTTGCCATCCCACTAGTGATTGCTCGGTCAACTTCAATTGGGGCCCAGAACGGGCTGTTGATTAGAAACCGTCAGGCAATTGAAGCTAGCCAAAAAATCACCCACGTTTTGCTGGATAAAACTGGCACGTTGACCGAAGGTAAGTTTACTGTGAATGCACTGGTTGCCGCCGATGGGGTTACGGATGATGAATTGTTGGCAAACTTAGCC is from Lentilactobacillus curieae and encodes:
- a CDS encoding ATP-binding cassette domain-containing protein: MSKFNYQFAQGQLYLIIATNGTGKTTFFRTLTNLIKREQGEISFNQKSFEHSKHHIFFYESSDWFDGNLSALDYLKFVKRQWHSTREIKEVVKFWGMEEYVKVPIKKYSLGMKQRLLIAMYFISNADYLIMDEITNGLDEDSRSLLYEKLRISTREENKCIIISSHYRTDMNPIADHVLELKNQVMKEVD
- a CDS encoding LysM peptidoglycan-binding domain-containing protein; amino-acid sequence: MKKLVTTLLATTAAALGLFFAGSANADASTNYTVKSGDSVWAISQKFDTTIDAIENANNIQAHLILPGEKLVIPDANSAATTTAAPAQQTTTATATQQPAATTQQSTQTYSQPAASTQTQTTSSAANYNGGSTKSYVLSQMASRTGVPASTWNYIIQRESNWQPSVRNSSSGAYGLFQNMHISGGSVQDQVNAAVSLYHSQGMGAWSM
- a CDS encoding YhgE/Pip domain-containing protein is translated as MFKNKYLGFTIVASIILTLVMVSVQIPYAKSKPRDVPVAIVNEDAGAMGSKVVNQIESTTNKTKKSDRVLNWHEVSSESAVKKSMDKQHYYGALVIPKDFSQKMATLIKNPKSTAANIDILINQQKNSTLATSVQTIMTTMVNKIGAGLRGQIVGNLEKAHASLPAATVNKLANPITTKVTVTHKYSKLASANSVFFQPIWLTSLVSSLLLYFAFKDKNKWRSRLHIVTHKTGFMVIAAVVASAIGFLTTGYVTWILGYNFSNPMVIGSFMAIASFAFIMLFSGFIAWLGFPAIILFVLLLFFSIPLMSLAPQLLPSFYQHYILPWLPMRFLFDGAKSLLFYHANLWNSATSGLIIVMVTGMAVFFLETFSPKKSRQLNN
- a CDS encoding TetR/AcrR family transcriptional regulator; this translates as MAYDNKIKQTNKIIVDSFLELLSTKTFEEISVSDISKLAGINRGTFYRHYIDKYDLLEKVEEEFFEVMGKIPRGMMDPKIPTEVIKGNLKDYLRSLFVIVRENSRLLEKLLSDNGDQRFKSRLKEQLSYRIKNSLVLEEKQRPLDLDLAIEFISSADVAVFEYIVDHPEKTQEDIFDTFFYLLINGPMNTLINVGK
- a CDS encoding CopY/TcrY family copper transport repressor; this translates as MIDAKDVSISDSEWEVMRAIWTLKSVTSRQLINIMNETQGWSDSTTKTLLTRLVKKAAVRQVGDNRPFNYEPVVAEKESVARAAVDLFDHMCAMQAGSAIEAVINSREISKNDIQRLQSLLAEKLKTAPEMVACNCLPSNDSSCCEVNENEK
- a CDS encoding heavy metal translocating P-type ATPase, producing MKNDMHEMDHSKHEPMGHDMKNMNHDHMDMGDSDMMMHGGHMMHMGNLKQKFWVSVVLALPVLFLAPIMGLDRPILNFGHSMITGIIILVFDTALYFYGGAPFLKGAKSELQSKEPAMMTLITLGISVSFFYSIYAFIANNFLRGDHVMDFSFELATLILIMLLGHWIEMNAVMGAGNALEKMAALLPKTAHLVTDSGETQDVKVSELQVDQMVQVRAGESIPADGELTVGETTVNESLVTGESAAVTKKVGDQVIGGATNNNGTITVKVTGTGDSGYLSQVMQMVQSAQQSKSSAEDKADKVAGYLFYAATIVGLIAFFAWLPQGLPMALNRLVTVLVIACPHALGVAIPLVIARSTSIGAQNGLLIRNRQAIEASQKITHVLLDKTGTLTEGKFTVNALVAADGVTDDELLANLAALESNSTHPLAQAIVDYANSKQVQFSPAENSENLPGVGISGEIAGTKYTIVNAKYLDKQEIGYDHSLANEWAEKGNSVSFLINDDHVLGLVAEGDTIKPGAKDLIVGLQNRGITPVMLTGDNPQAASHVAELLGITEFHGGLLPEEKQTKVAEYKSQGHHVIMVGDGVNDAPSLAAADIGVAIGAGTDVAIDSADVVLVKSEPSDILHFLDLAKLTNRKMVQNLWWGAGYNIVAIPLAAGILAFAGIILDPAVGAILMALSTVVVAINAMGLTAKKVKG